A single Mangrovimonas sp. YM274 DNA region contains:
- a CDS encoding CTP synthase, translating into MTTDTKYIFVTGGVTSSLGKGIIAASLAKLLQAQGYRTTIQKLDPYINVDPGTLNPYEHGECYVTDDGAETDLDLGHYERFLNVPTSQSNNVTTGRIYQSVIQKERRGEFLGKTVQVIPHITDEIKHRIQILGNSGDYDIVITEIGGTVGDIESLPYVEAVRQLRWDLGEQNGIVIHLTLVPYLSAAGELKTKPTQHSVKTLMESGVQADVLVCRTEHELPEDLRRKLALFCNVREEAVIQSIDASTIYDVPNLMLEQGLDKVVLKKLGLQSDTPNLERWNQFLNRHKNPKEEVTIGLIGKYVELQDSYKSILEAFIHAGAENEVKVKVESIHSEHLTPKSAAKKLAHLDAVLVAPGFGERGIEGKIEAVRYVRENNIPFLGICLGMQMAVIEYSRNVLGLKDANSTEMDPETTNPVIDLMESQKTVTEKGGTMRLGAWDCELLDGSIAKEVYGESQIKERHRHRYEFNNDFKAQIEEAGMKATGLNPDTGLVEIVEIPENNWFVGVQYHPEYKSTVANPHPLFVAFVKAALSFKTNKKGASVAQN; encoded by the coding sequence ATGACAACTGATACAAAATACATTTTTGTAACCGGAGGGGTTACATCTTCACTAGGAAAAGGAATTATTGCGGCATCACTGGCCAAATTGCTACAGGCACAAGGTTACAGAACTACCATTCAAAAATTAGATCCCTACATTAATGTGGATCCAGGTACTTTGAACCCTTATGAGCATGGGGAGTGTTATGTTACAGATGACGGGGCTGAAACAGATTTGGATTTAGGACATTATGAGCGTTTTTTAAATGTGCCTACAAGCCAATCCAATAATGTTACTACAGGACGAATTTACCAAAGCGTGATCCAAAAGGAGCGTCGCGGTGAATTTCTTGGGAAAACGGTACAGGTTATCCCGCATATTACAGATGAGATCAAACACAGAATCCAAATTTTAGGGAATTCAGGAGATTATGATATCGTGATCACCGAAATAGGAGGAACGGTTGGTGATATTGAGTCCCTTCCTTATGTGGAAGCAGTGCGTCAATTGCGTTGGGATTTGGGTGAACAAAACGGAATCGTGATTCACCTTACCTTGGTGCCATATTTATCGGCAGCAGGGGAGTTGAAAACAAAACCAACCCAACACAGTGTGAAAACTTTAATGGAAAGTGGAGTGCAGGCAGATGTTTTGGTTTGTCGTACTGAGCACGAATTGCCGGAAGATTTAAGAAGAAAATTGGCATTGTTCTGTAACGTAAGGGAAGAGGCTGTGATTCAATCTATCGATGCTTCTACTATTTATGATGTTCCTAACTTGATGTTGGAACAAGGCTTGGACAAAGTCGTCTTGAAAAAATTAGGATTGCAAAGCGATACGCCAAACTTGGAGCGTTGGAATCAATTCTTGAACCGTCATAAAAATCCGAAGGAAGAAGTTACCATTGGATTAATTGGAAAATATGTAGAATTACAAGATTCATACAAATCTATTTTGGAAGCTTTCATCCATGCAGGTGCTGAAAATGAAGTGAAGGTGAAGGTTGAATCTATCCACTCCGAGCATTTAACACCAAAAAGTGCAGCTAAGAAATTAGCACATTTAGATGCAGTATTGGTTGCTCCTGGCTTTGGAGAACGTGGAATTGAAGGAAAAATTGAAGCGGTAAGATATGTGCGTGAAAACAACATTCCATTTTTAGGAATTTGTTTGGGAATGCAAATGGCCGTTATTGAATATTCTAGAAACGTGCTTGGATTGAAGGATGCGAACTCCACCGAAATGGATCCTGAAACCACAAATCCAGTAATTGACCTTATGGAATCGCAAAAAACTGTAACCGAAAAAGGTGGTACTATGCGTTTAGGGGCTTGGGATTGTGAGTTGTTGGACGGAAGCATTGCTAAAGAGGTGTATGGGGAGAGTCAAATTAAAGAGCGTCACAGACATCGTTATGAGTTCAACAACGACTTCAAAGCACAAATTGAGGAAGCTGGTATGAAAGCTACGGGGTTAAATCCTGATACGGGCTTGGTAGAAATTGTTGAAATTCCTGAAAATAACTGGTTTGTTGGAGTTCAGTATCACCCGGAATACAAGAGTACGGTGGCCAATCCACATCCGTTGTTTGTGGCCTTCGTTAAGGCTGCGTTAAGCTTCAAAACCAATAAAAAAGGTGCCAGTGTGGCACAAAACTAA
- the yidC gene encoding membrane protein insertase YidC — translation MEEKKIDVNSIVGFVLIFGILLYMLWKNSPTPEEIAEQEQAKQEQVEAEQKAKTNENAFVTSAEDFSNTGALDSVALQQLKLKLGAFAYASSLPSAKDDFTLVENGVLALKFSNKGGYLSEVKLTQFVDYDSVPIYMVKDGNTQFNINFGTSDNRILNTQDLYFQPTITKSGENTIVSMKLKVSETKFLEYRYELKPNDYMVGFSVKSQGLGGVFNTSQPIDLSWGLKGIRHDKSIQYENRYTRLTYQYDGNKIDKLAQAGEDDETEENVEWISFRQHFFSSILVTDVPFKSVQMESKNLVEDDDVDTLYTKKYLAKLPLEFKGGELAENMGMYFGPTDSKVLKKYDRNLEESIPLGWGIFGWINKSVFIPLFGLLSSFLPYGFAIIVMTILVKILLSFVQYKQFLSQAKMKILKPELDALREKYKDNKMKMQQETMSLQSRAGASPLSGCLPGLMQIPVFYALFMFFPSAFDLRQKKFLWVEDLSSYDVIAELPVKIPFYGDHVSLFPILAAVAIFFYMRMTTGQQMANQPTQEGMPDMQKMMKVMLYLSPLMMLVFFNQYASGLSLYYFISNLISIGIMLVIKNFIIDEDKVLAKIQHKKKQPKKESRFQKKMKEMMEQAEQQQKAQQRKK, via the coding sequence ATGGAAGAAAAGAAAATTGATGTTAACTCCATTGTAGGCTTTGTGCTTATTTTTGGAATCTTATTGTACATGCTTTGGAAAAACTCGCCAACTCCAGAGGAGATAGCCGAGCAGGAACAAGCAAAACAAGAACAAGTAGAGGCAGAACAAAAAGCAAAGACTAATGAAAATGCCTTTGTAACCTCTGCTGAAGATTTTTCAAATACAGGGGCTTTGGACTCTGTGGCCCTTCAACAATTGAAACTTAAATTGGGAGCGTTTGCATATGCTTCATCTTTACCTTCGGCAAAGGATGATTTTACCTTGGTGGAGAATGGTGTACTGGCCTTAAAATTTAGCAACAAGGGAGGATACCTTTCTGAAGTAAAATTGACACAGTTTGTAGATTATGATTCTGTGCCAATTTATATGGTAAAGGATGGAAATACGCAATTCAATATCAATTTTGGAACTTCAGACAACAGAATACTAAATACTCAAGATCTTTATTTTCAGCCAACAATAACCAAAAGTGGAGAAAATACTATAGTTTCTATGAAACTTAAAGTATCTGAAACTAAATTTTTGGAGTATAGATATGAGTTAAAACCAAACGATTATATGGTTGGGTTCTCAGTGAAGTCTCAAGGTTTGGGTGGTGTGTTCAACACTTCTCAGCCAATAGATTTATCTTGGGGCTTAAAGGGCATACGCCACGATAAGAGTATCCAATACGAAAACCGTTACACCCGTTTGACTTACCAATATGATGGTAATAAAATCGACAAATTGGCCCAAGCAGGTGAAGACGATGAAACTGAAGAAAATGTGGAGTGGATTTCATTCCGTCAACACTTCTTTAGCTCTATTTTGGTAACAGATGTACCGTTTAAAAGTGTACAGATGGAGTCTAAGAATTTAGTAGAGGATGATGACGTTGATACCCTTTATACCAAAAAGTACTTAGCCAAATTACCATTGGAGTTTAAAGGTGGGGAGTTGGCTGAAAATATGGGAATGTATTTTGGACCAACAGACAGTAAGGTTTTAAAGAAATATGATAGAAATCTAGAAGAAAGTATTCCATTAGGTTGGGGGATTTTTGGTTGGATAAACAAATCTGTTTTCATTCCGCTGTTTGGATTATTGAGTTCGTTCTTACCTTATGGTTTTGCCATTATTGTTATGACCATTTTGGTGAAAATCCTATTGTCATTTGTACAGTACAAGCAGTTCTTGTCTCAAGCTAAAATGAAAATATTAAAGCCAGAACTAGACGCGCTTAGAGAGAAGTACAAAGACAACAAAATGAAAATGCAACAAGAAACCATGAGTTTGCAAAGTCGTGCTGGAGCAAGTCCGTTAAGCGGATGTTTACCAGGATTGATGCAAATACCAGTATTCTATGCATTGTTCATGTTCTTCCCATCTGCTTTCGATTTACGCCAAAAGAAATTCCTTTGGGTGGAAGATTTATCTTCTTACGATGTGATTGCGGAATTACCGGTTAAAATTCCATTCTATGGAGATCACGTAAGTTTATTCCCGATCTTGGCAGCCGTGGCAATCTTCTTTTATATGAGAATGACCACAGGACAGCAAATGGCAAATCAACCAACGCAGGAAGGGATGCCGGATATGCAAAAAATGATGAAGGTGATGTTGTATTTATCGCCGTTAATGATGTTGGTATTCTTTAACCAATATGCTTCTGGGTTGAGTTTGTATTACTTTATATCTAACTTGATTAGTATTGGAATTATGTTGGTGATCAAAAACTTTATCATTGATGAAGATAAGGTGTTGGCAAAAATTCAACATAAAAAGAAACAACCTAAAAAGGAAAGCCGTTTCCAGAAGAAAATGAAGGAAATGATGGAGCAGGCTGAACAGCAACAAAAGGCGCAACAGCGTAAAAAATAA
- a CDS encoding toxin-antitoxin system YwqK family antitoxin, producing the protein MKLKYIQMMLCFLATSVMLAQQINQFDSKGLRHGIWRKNFYETNQPRYEGEFNHGKEIGVFKYYTLNNKKSVLSATKTFNPNNDIAEVKFFSSTGKLISEGKMNGKLYMGKWVYYHNKSNAIMTTETYNDQGNLEGEKLVYYDNGQVAERVNYVNGKIEGVSRWYSEKGVVLKEFHYKNDQLHGMARYYNDEGQLLAEGNYKRDSKDGIWKYYKDGKLEEEKDFTKRSKNPYKQ; encoded by the coding sequence ATGAAATTGAAGTACATTCAAATGATGTTATGTTTTTTGGCAACTTCCGTGATGTTGGCCCAACAAATCAACCAGTTTGATAGCAAGGGGTTACGCCATGGTATTTGGCGTAAAAATTTCTATGAAACCAACCAGCCTAGGTACGAAGGTGAGTTTAATCATGGTAAGGAGATAGGGGTGTTTAAATACTATACCCTGAATAACAAAAAGAGTGTATTGAGTGCTACCAAAACGTTCAATCCAAATAACGACATTGCCGAGGTGAAGTTTTTTTCTTCTACAGGAAAGCTTATTAGTGAAGGTAAAATGAACGGAAAACTGTATATGGGCAAATGGGTGTATTATCATAATAAATCCAATGCTATTATGACTACCGAAACCTATAATGACCAAGGTAATTTGGAAGGAGAAAAATTAGTTTACTACGATAACGGTCAGGTTGCAGAACGTGTTAATTACGTTAATGGGAAAATAGAAGGTGTGTCCCGATGGTATTCTGAAAAAGGCGTTGTGTTAAAGGAATTTCATTACAAGAACGACCAATTACATGGAATGGCCAGATATTATAACGATGAAGGACAATTATTGGCCGAAGGAAATTACAAGCGAGATAGTAAGGATGGTATTTGGAAATACTATAAAGACGGCAAGCTAGAGGAAGAAAAGGACTTTACCAAAAGAAGTAAAAACCCTTATAAACAATAG
- the mnmA gene encoding tRNA 2-thiouridine(34) synthase MnmA, translating to MKRVIVGLSGGVDSSVAAYLLKEQGYEVIGLFMKNWHDDSVTISDECPWLDDSNDAMLVADKLGIPFQTVDLSEQYKERIVDYMFDEYQRGRTPNPDVLCNREIKFDVFMKIALDLGADYVATGHYCRKGTIQKDGEEIYQLLAGVDGNKDQSYFLCQLSQEQLSKALFPIGELTKPEVREIATKLNLVTADKKDSQGLCFIGKVRLPEFLQQKLMPKEGVIVEIASDREIYLNGTSSFDSKEEELQYLTKKIDYHITDGKVVGKHQGAHYFTKGQRKGLGVGGTVEPLFVIDTDVEENVIYTGQGKDHPGLLKRALFVANDEVHWVREDLELHQGETLEVKARIRYRQPLESATLYKVENGLFVEFQNLQSAITEGQFVAWYLGEELVGSGVIS from the coding sequence ATGAAACGAGTTATCGTAGGCCTTTCAGGAGGTGTAGATTCCAGTGTGGCAGCCTATTTATTAAAAGAACAGGGCTATGAGGTTATTGGGCTTTTTATGAAAAATTGGCATGACGATTCGGTAACTATTTCCGATGAATGTCCATGGTTGGACGACAGCAATGACGCCATGTTGGTTGCCGATAAATTAGGAATTCCTTTCCAAACGGTCGATTTAAGTGAACAGTACAAGGAGCGCATTGTAGATTATATGTTTGATGAATACCAACGCGGCCGAACGCCTAATCCAGACGTGCTTTGTAATCGTGAAATCAAGTTTGACGTTTTCATGAAAATTGCCTTGGACTTGGGAGCGGATTATGTGGCAACAGGGCATTATTGTAGAAAAGGAACGATACAAAAGGACGGAGAAGAAATTTACCAGTTGTTGGCAGGTGTCGATGGCAATAAAGATCAGTCTTATTTTTTATGCCAATTATCACAAGAACAATTGTCGAAAGCGCTGTTCCCAATTGGAGAATTGACCAAACCTGAAGTTAGGGAAATTGCGACAAAATTGAATTTGGTTACTGCCGATAAAAAGGATTCCCAAGGATTGTGTTTTATTGGTAAAGTGCGACTTCCAGAATTTTTACAGCAAAAATTGATGCCGAAGGAAGGGGTTATTGTAGAGATTGCTTCTGATAGGGAAATCTATTTAAATGGGACTTCTAGTTTCGATTCCAAAGAGGAGGAACTTCAATATTTAACAAAAAAAATAGACTACCACATCACTGACGGAAAGGTGGTAGGAAAACATCAGGGCGCCCATTATTTCACAAAAGGCCAGCGTAAAGGTCTTGGTGTAGGTGGGACTGTGGAGCCATTGTTCGTTATCGATACCGATGTAGAAGAAAATGTTATATATACAGGACAAGGGAAAGACCATCCAGGTTTGTTAAAACGTGCCCTTTTTGTAGCCAATGACGAGGTCCATTGGGTACGCGAAGATTTGGAACTCCACCAAGGAGAAACTCTGGAAGTCAAGGCGCGCATTAGGTACAGACAACCGTTGGAATCTGCAACATTGTACAAAGTTGAGAACGGACTTTTCGTGGAATTTCAAAACTTACAATCGGCTATTACCGAAGGGCAATTTGTGGCTTGGTATCTAGGAGAGGAATTGGTAGGATCGGGAGTAATTTCTTAA
- a CDS encoding S8 family serine peptidase, producing the protein MLKKILLFGILAISYLGQAQEDAWVYLTDKLDVEASINNPISILSQAAIDRKNAHGIPIDNRDVPVNEAYISTLKTQAGISVLAKSKWFNAVHVRGTQTDISALLDLPFVASIDFADNSLDLSSGKMAALQNKFSLEEITADFVYGNAQNQVEMLNLETLHQLDFTGEGIVIAVLDAGFPNVNTMAGFQRLRDNDDLLDGYDFVNRTEDVYTYSDNDHGTRVLSTMAGYVEDQFVGTAPDASYYLFRTEDAGSENPVEESYWVEAAERADSLGVHIINSSLGYNEYDNPNYSYTTADMNGNTAFISKGANIAFEKGILVVSSAGNSGATAWQIVGAPADAANVLSVGAVDSEGNYAAFSSQGNETQPTQKPDVVAQGAGASIISPSDALVSNSGTSFSGPIIAGAAASLWQAFPLETNAEIKQRIQSSSSQYDSPDNLLGFGIPDFGLAYDMLLSLHEMSLDEIHLYPNPIREELTIQMGTLYQETTYSLYNLQGKELQSGTLTQQVEDISVSGLAQGMYVLSLKTKTQIKSVKLIKL; encoded by the coding sequence ATGTTAAAAAAAATACTGCTGTTTGGCATACTTGCCATAAGCTATTTGGGCCAAGCCCAGGAAGATGCATGGGTATATCTTACCGATAAATTGGATGTTGAGGCATCCATCAACAATCCCATTTCCATTTTATCACAGGCGGCCATCGACCGTAAAAATGCACACGGCATTCCTATTGATAATCGCGATGTTCCTGTTAATGAAGCTTATATTTCAACACTTAAAACTCAAGCGGGCATTTCTGTTTTGGCAAAGTCCAAATGGTTCAATGCGGTGCATGTTAGGGGAACCCAAACAGATATTTCTGCATTATTGGACTTGCCTTTTGTAGCCAGTATAGACTTTGCTGATAATAGCTTGGACCTTTCTTCAGGAAAAATGGCAGCGCTTCAAAATAAATTCAGTTTAGAAGAAATCACCGCTGATTTTGTTTATGGAAATGCCCAAAACCAAGTGGAAATGCTCAATTTGGAAACCTTACATCAACTCGATTTTACGGGAGAAGGGATTGTAATTGCAGTATTGGATGCAGGATTTCCAAATGTCAATACTATGGCGGGATTCCAAAGATTGCGAGATAATGACGATTTGTTGGATGGCTATGATTTTGTGAATAGAACCGAAGATGTCTATACCTACTCAGATAATGATCATGGGACACGTGTTTTGAGCACCATGGCAGGCTACGTGGAAGATCAATTTGTAGGCACCGCTCCAGATGCTTCCTATTATCTTTTTAGAACTGAAGATGCGGGAAGTGAAAATCCTGTAGAGGAAAGTTATTGGGTGGAAGCTGCCGAGCGCGCCGATAGTTTGGGAGTGCACATTATCAATTCATCTTTGGGCTATAACGAATATGACAATCCTAATTATAGCTACACTACAGCAGATATGAATGGAAACACGGCTTTTATTTCAAAAGGAGCCAATATTGCTTTTGAAAAAGGCATTTTGGTAGTGTCTTCAGCAGGAAATTCCGGGGCAACCGCATGGCAAATTGTTGGAGCACCGGCTGATGCCGCCAATGTACTTTCTGTAGGTGCTGTGGATTCGGAAGGAAATTATGCGGCATTCAGTTCTCAAGGAAATGAAACGCAGCCTACCCAAAAACCGGATGTTGTGGCTCAAGGAGCAGGAGCGTCCATTATTAGTCCGAGTGATGCTTTGGTATCCAATAGCGGGACTTCTTTTAGTGGTCCAATTATTGCTGGTGCCGCGGCTTCTTTGTGGCAGGCTTTTCCATTGGAAACGAATGCAGAAATTAAGCAGCGGATCCAATCATCTTCCTCTCAATATGATTCGCCTGACAATTTGTTAGGCTTTGGCATTCCAGATTTTGGATTGGCCTATGATATGCTCTTGTCCTTGCATGAGATGAGTTTAGATGAAATTCATTTGTATCCCAATCCTATTAGAGAAGAATTGACCATTCAAATGGGAACGCTTTATCAGGAAACAACATATTCCTTGTATAATCTCCAAGGGAAGGAATTACAATCAGGTACACTGACACAACAGGTGGAAGATATTAGTGTTTCTGGCTTGGCTCAAGGCATGTATGTACTTTCTTTGAAAACGAAAACACAAATCAAATCGGTAAAACTTATCAAACTATAA
- a CDS encoding nitronate monooxygenase family protein, whose product MTNRITTLFDIEYPIVQAGMIWNSGWRLASAASNAGILGLIGAGSMYPEVLREHIQKCKKATTKPFGVNVPMLYPNIEEIMDIIVEEGVKIVFTSAGNPKTWTSWLQERGITVVHVVSSVKFALKAQEAGVDAIVAEGFEAGGHNGRDETTTLTLIPMVKEQLQIPLIAAGGIATGRGMLAAMVLGADGVQLGSRFVASEESSAHQAFKEVVVNAKEGDTQLTLKELAPVRLVKNKFFNDIQELYAKSPSVEDLKSLLGRARAKKGMFEGDLEEGELEIGQIAGLIHDIKPVQDIVSEMVQEFREAHAQIQGLTI is encoded by the coding sequence ATGACAAATAGAATTACAACACTTTTCGATATAGAATACCCCATAGTTCAAGCAGGAATGATATGGAACAGTGGCTGGAGACTGGCGTCTGCGGCCAGTAATGCAGGTATATTGGGATTGATTGGTGCAGGCTCTATGTACCCAGAAGTACTGCGAGAGCACATTCAAAAATGTAAAAAAGCAACAACAAAACCTTTTGGGGTGAACGTTCCAATGTTGTACCCGAACATTGAAGAAATTATGGACATCATTGTGGAGGAAGGTGTAAAGATTGTTTTTACTTCGGCGGGAAATCCCAAAACTTGGACGTCTTGGCTACAAGAGCGGGGCATTACAGTTGTGCATGTAGTAAGTAGTGTGAAATTTGCATTGAAAGCCCAAGAGGCGGGAGTGGACGCTATTGTTGCTGAAGGTTTTGAGGCAGGAGGACATAATGGTCGTGATGAAACTACTACGTTGACTTTGATTCCTATGGTGAAGGAGCAGTTACAAATTCCATTGATTGCTGCAGGAGGAATTGCTACAGGAAGAGGGATGTTGGCAGCCATGGTTTTGGGGGCCGATGGTGTTCAATTAGGAAGCCGCTTTGTGGCAAGTGAAGAATCTTCGGCACATCAAGCCTTTAAGGAAGTGGTGGTAAATGCCAAGGAAGGGGATACGCAATTAACTTTAAAGGAACTGGCGCCAGTACGTTTGGTGAAAAATAAGTTCTTTAATGATATCCAAGAGCTGTATGCGAAAAGTCCTTCGGTAGAGGATTTGAAGTCCCTTTTGGGAAGAGCCAGAGCTAAAAAGGGCATGTTTGAAGGGGATTTGGAAGAAGGAGAATTAGAAATTGGTCAGATTGCAGGTTTGATTCACGATATCAAGCCCGTTCAGGATATTGTAAGTGAGATGGTTCAGGAATTTAGAGAAGCCCATGCCCAAATACAAGGATTAACAATTTAG
- a CDS encoding MATE family efflux transporter, with product MNLSLYTKEFKYNWKLAAPVMLGMLGHTFVSFVDNVMVGQLGTAELAAVSLGNSFMFIAMSLGIGFSTAITPLVAEADGAEDFKQGKSAFKHGLFLCMLLGILLFLVVYFSKPLMYLMKQPAEVVEYAMPYLDLVAFSLIPLIVFQAFKQFSDGLSMTKYPMYATLLGNIVNVVLNYIFIFGKFGFPELGIVGAAYGTLASRFIMVAFLWMLLIKKEKSKAFVTHIKIFVLDRLMLRQLLKLGTPSAMQMFFEVAIFTGAIWLSGLLGKNPQAANQIALNLSSMTFMVATGLSVAAMIRVGNQKGLQNYKELRRIAFSIFLMGFIFAVIFGLFFYVFHGSLPKLYVDFNDAKNAMDNAEVVGIASTLLIVAAFFQISDSIQVVMLGALRGLQDVKIPTIITFISYWVIGFPVCVFLGKEEAYGSFGIWIGLLAGLTAAAILLYIRFNYLTNKLIETNKLDS from the coding sequence GTGAATCTTTCCCTTTATACCAAAGAGTTTAAATATAACTGGAAGTTGGCAGCCCCTGTGATGTTAGGGATGTTGGGCCATACTTTTGTGAGCTTTGTAGACAATGTTATGGTGGGGCAATTGGGGACTGCCGAATTGGCTGCAGTGTCCTTGGGGAACAGTTTTATGTTCATCGCCATGTCCTTAGGAATAGGTTTCTCTACGGCCATTACGCCTTTGGTGGCAGAAGCCGATGGTGCCGAGGATTTTAAACAAGGAAAATCAGCGTTTAAACACGGCCTGTTTTTGTGTATGCTCTTGGGCATTTTGTTGTTCTTGGTGGTTTATTTTTCCAAGCCGTTAATGTATTTGATGAAGCAACCTGCAGAGGTTGTGGAATATGCCATGCCTTATTTAGATTTGGTGGCATTCTCCTTGATTCCCTTAATCGTGTTTCAGGCTTTTAAGCAATTCAGTGATGGTTTGTCCATGACCAAATACCCGATGTACGCTACCTTATTGGGAAACATTGTAAATGTAGTGTTGAATTATATTTTCATTTTTGGAAAGTTTGGATTCCCAGAACTGGGAATTGTGGGAGCAGCCTACGGAACCTTGGCATCCAGATTTATAATGGTGGCCTTTTTATGGATGTTGCTGATAAAAAAGGAAAAATCCAAGGCCTTTGTAACCCATATAAAAATATTTGTACTTGATAGATTGATGTTGCGTCAGCTTTTAAAACTGGGAACCCCCAGTGCCATGCAAATGTTTTTTGAAGTAGCCATTTTTACGGGTGCTATTTGGTTAAGTGGGTTGTTGGGTAAAAATCCCCAAGCGGCCAATCAAATTGCATTAAACCTATCTTCAATGACGTTTATGGTTGCTACAGGTTTGAGCGTGGCAGCTATGATTAGAGTAGGAAACCAAAAAGGACTTCAAAATTATAAGGAATTGAGACGAATTGCCTTCTCCATCTTTTTAATGGGCTTTATCTTTGCGGTGATTTTTGGACTGTTTTTTTATGTCTTCCACGGAAGTTTACCGAAACTATATGTCGATTTCAACGATGCCAAAAATGCTATGGATAATGCCGAGGTGGTGGGCATAGCTTCAACTTTGCTAATTGTAGCTGCCTTTTTTCAGATTAGCGATAGTATCCAAGTGGTAATGTTGGGAGCCTTAAGAGGCTTGCAGGATGTAAAAATACCAACAATCATTACTTTTATATCCTATTGGGTCATTGGGTTTCCTGTTTGTGTGTTTTTAGGGAAGGAAGAAGCCTATGGTAGTTTTGGGATTTGGATTGGCCTTTTAGCAGGGTTGACGGCGGCAGCCATTTTGTTGTACATCAGGTTCAATTATTTGACCAATAAATTAATAGAAACAAACAAATTAGATTCATAA
- a CDS encoding phosphatase PAP2 family protein, whose product MEQLIQYDTDLFLWLNNLGNPTWDDFWLAVTNKFTFIPLYAVLLYLLYRKMGAKSLLISVVVIAFMIAFTDQISGLFKHGIQRPRPCREEDLLEHMRYIAERCGRYGFFSAHAANSMAVAVFAGLLLRPYYKSLIFALLFWSAFVAYSRIYVGVHYPVDIVCGMTFGALSGFLFYKIKRKADTRFISS is encoded by the coding sequence ATGGAACAACTCATTCAGTATGACACCGACTTATTTTTATGGTTAAATAATTTGGGCAATCCTACATGGGATGACTTTTGGTTGGCGGTCACCAATAAATTCACATTTATTCCTCTGTATGCGGTATTATTGTATTTGCTTTACAGAAAAATGGGTGCCAAGTCATTGCTAATTTCTGTCGTAGTGATTGCTTTCATGATTGCCTTTACAGATCAAATTAGTGGTTTGTTTAAGCATGGCATACAACGTCCTAGACCCTGTAGAGAAGAAGATTTGTTGGAACACATGCGATATATTGCGGAGCGTTGTGGTCGTTATGGTTTCTTTTCGGCGCATGCTGCCAATTCTATGGCTGTAGCAGTATTTGCAGGTTTGTTGTTAAGGCCTTATTATAAATCGTTGATTTTTGCTCTTTTGTTTTGGAGTGCCTTTGTAGCTTATAGTAGAATTTACGTAGGTGTTCATTATCCAGTAGACATTGTCTGTGGAATGACTTTTGGAGCTTTGTCCGGTTTTTTATTTTATAAAATTAAGCGTAAAGCAGATACTCGTTTTATTTCTTCCTAA